A window of Tautonia plasticadhaerens contains these coding sequences:
- a CDS encoding protein kinase domain-containing protein — protein sequence MSALVRNAPGIGGAIRVVLEVVDGPRKGVAFVLDGPEPFVVGRSALADGPVPEDGSLSRDHFEVRVGHGGELSVRDLHSTNGTYVNDRQVDRARLSDGDRISAGQTLFRIRVERVVGPPSARPDEVGTEEHDRPQFGASSIVCGGCGQPAPPGTQVAKDRPEGGAPESIYWLCDNCRAEMAMTPQPVPHYTTLRELGRGAMGVVYLAQHNRTGRKVALKLIVPESAAARSAIDRFLREMSVISKLKHPNIVEWLEQGTTGGRFWFAMEYIEGTNLESVARSAKGRYPIDQACRMASQILKGLDHAHRQGFVHRDIKPENILIGRTIEGYLAAKISDFGLAKSYRSIGLSGLTFSGEMRGTIPFMPPEQMLDFKTVKPSGDLYATTATLYFLLTGQFIYDDVGEGIDVVQLVLETPPIPIRRRRPEIPAALADVIDRGLSRDAEDRFPDASALRQALRPFC from the coding sequence GTGAGCGCATTGGTACGCAACGCGCCGGGCATCGGCGGCGCAATCCGAGTGGTGCTGGAGGTCGTGGACGGCCCCCGCAAGGGGGTGGCCTTCGTGCTCGACGGCCCCGAGCCGTTCGTCGTCGGCCGCTCGGCCCTGGCCGACGGGCCGGTGCCGGAGGACGGCTCGCTGTCCCGGGACCACTTCGAGGTGCGGGTCGGCCACGGGGGCGAGCTGTCGGTGCGCGACCTGCACAGCACCAACGGCACGTACGTCAACGACCGCCAGGTCGACCGCGCCCGGCTCTCCGACGGCGACCGGATCTCGGCCGGTCAGACGCTCTTCCGGATCCGGGTCGAGCGGGTGGTGGGCCCCCCCTCGGCCCGGCCCGACGAGGTCGGCACCGAGGAGCACGACCGCCCCCAGTTCGGCGCCAGCTCGATCGTCTGCGGCGGCTGCGGCCAGCCCGCCCCGCCCGGCACCCAGGTGGCCAAGGACCGCCCCGAGGGGGGCGCCCCGGAGTCGATCTACTGGCTCTGCGACAACTGCCGGGCCGAGATGGCCATGACCCCCCAGCCGGTGCCGCACTACACCACGCTGCGGGAGCTGGGCCGGGGGGCGATGGGGGTGGTCTACCTCGCCCAGCACAACCGGACCGGCCGCAAGGTGGCCCTGAAGCTGATCGTGCCCGAGTCGGCCGCCGCCCGATCGGCCATCGACCGGTTCCTCCGCGAGATGTCGGTCATCAGCAAGCTGAAGCACCCGAACATCGTGGAGTGGCTGGAGCAGGGGACCACCGGCGGCCGGTTCTGGTTCGCCATGGAGTACATCGAGGGCACGAACCTGGAGTCGGTCGCCCGGTCGGCGAAGGGGAGGTATCCGATCGACCAGGCCTGCCGGATGGCCAGCCAGATCCTCAAGGGGCTGGACCACGCCCACCGCCAGGGGTTCGTGCACCGGGACATCAAGCCGGAGAACATCCTGATCGGCCGGACGATCGAGGGGTACCTGGCGGCCAAGATCTCCGACTTCGGCCTGGCCAAGAGCTACCGGAGCATCGGCCTCTCGGGGCTGACCTTCTCCGGGGAGATGCGCGGGACGATCCCGTTCATGCCCCCCGAGCAGATGCTCGACTTCAAGACGGTCAAGCCCTCGGGCGACCTGTACGCCACCACCGCCACGCTCTACTTCCTGCTCACCGGCCAGTTCATCTATGACGACGTGGGGGAGGGGATCGACGTGGTCCAGCTCGTCCTGGAGACGCCGCCGATCCCCATCCGCCGCCGACGGCCGGAGATCCCCGCCGCGCTGGCCGACGTCATCGACCGCGGCCTGTCCCGGGACGCCGAGGACCGCTTCCCCGACGCCTCCGCCCTCCGCCAGGCGCTCCGGCCGTTCTGCTAG
- a CDS encoding DUF5678 domain-containing protein yields the protein MPRTTNPATPRPGADRHAIPQDRWPEPARLRLEYAGRWVAWAEDGRLIADADDFEAVREAARRAGVEQPVCEWLPPIDQARTVGGA from the coding sequence ATGCCCAGGACGACCAATCCCGCGACGCCCCGCCCCGGGGCCGACCGGCACGCCATCCCCCAGGACCGATGGCCGGAGCCGGCCCGCCTCCGGCTGGAGTACGCCGGCCGCTGGGTCGCCTGGGCCGAGGACGGCCGCCTCATCGCCGATGCCGACGACTTCGAGGCCGTCCGCGAAGCGGCGCGGCGGGCGGGCGTCGAGCAGCCCGTCTGCGAATGGCTCCCCCCGATCGACCAGGCCCGCACCGTCGGCGGCGCATGA
- the nusG gene encoding transcription termination/antitermination protein NusG: MSTTPDDHDEPEPVPGSEPNEPGPAAESEPESGPALGPSNLYEVEESAPDGGTPDVEGPGSSAAEARADEAEAGVEEARGRLVGDESGDGDEDPRGVAPAAADEEDDDEDVDADEEDEGPLGAVASVAVEEDEDDESPPELVWYVLKVQSGREDTIRDALERRVKIQDLGRFFGQIVVPKEKVTEIRNNKKRTVERKSYPGYIMVHMELNEKTWFVVRETPGVGDFVGAHGTPTPMSQAEIDKILKPEEPGETKAVPKIDLERGDRVKIKEGPFENFEGNVEEVIEARGLVKVMLIIFNRPTPVDLEYWQVERV; this comes from the coding sequence ATGAGCACGACCCCCGACGATCACGACGAGCCCGAGCCGGTCCCGGGATCGGAGCCGAACGAGCCGGGCCCCGCCGCCGAGTCGGAGCCCGAGTCCGGCCCGGCGCTGGGCCCGTCGAACCTCTACGAGGTCGAGGAATCGGCCCCCGACGGCGGCACCCCCGACGTCGAGGGGCCGGGCTCGTCGGCCGCCGAGGCCCGCGCCGACGAGGCCGAGGCGGGCGTCGAGGAGGCCCGGGGGCGGCTCGTCGGGGACGAGTCGGGCGACGGCGACGAGGACCCCCGCGGGGTCGCCCCGGCCGCCGCCGACGAGGAAGACGACGACGAAGATGTAGACGCCGACGAGGAAGACGAGGGGCCCCTCGGGGCCGTCGCGTCGGTCGCGGTCGAGGAGGATGAGGACGACGAGTCGCCCCCGGAGCTGGTCTGGTACGTCCTGAAGGTCCAGAGCGGCCGGGAGGACACGATCCGGGACGCCCTGGAGCGCCGGGTGAAGATCCAGGACCTCGGCCGGTTCTTCGGCCAGATCGTCGTGCCCAAGGAGAAGGTGACGGAGATCCGCAACAACAAGAAGCGGACCGTCGAGCGCAAGAGCTACCCGGGCTACATCATGGTCCACATGGAGCTCAACGAGAAGACCTGGTTCGTGGTGCGGGAGACGCCGGGCGTCGGCGACTTCGTCGGCGCCCACGGCACGCCGACGCCGATGAGCCAGGCCGAGATCGACAAGATCCTCAAGCCCGAGGAGCCGGGCGAGACCAAGGCCGTCCCGAAGATCGACCTGGAGCGCGGCGACCGGGTGAAGATCAAGGAAGGCCCGTTCGAGAACTTCGAGGGGAACGTCGAGGAGGTCATCGAGGCGCGCGGCCTGGTCAAGGTCATGCTCATCATCTTCAACCGGCCGACCCCCGTGGACCTGGAATACTGGCAAGTCGAGCGGGTCTGA
- a CDS encoding SCO family protein has protein sequence MRRHLAILAGCLALTPCGPVASGEDRRLADIGPAPETALTEARGGEPFRLSDLQSEGKAALVSFIYTTCNGSCPATTHTMYRVQEALKEAGLFGGRVEFVSITLDPETDRPEVLARYAEIFAADPDAWHFLTGEPGEVAGVVASWDMWAKVGPSGTLDHPSRIFLVDPGGRQREIYNLQFLEPEAVVADVRAVLGGTAGPAR, from the coding sequence ATGAGGAGACACCTGGCAATCCTGGCCGGCTGCCTGGCACTGACGCCCTGCGGACCTGTGGCTTCGGGGGAGGACCGCCGCCTGGCGGACATCGGCCCGGCGCCGGAGACGGCGCTGACCGAAGCCCGGGGCGGCGAGCCGTTCCGGCTGTCGGACCTGCAGTCCGAGGGGAAGGCGGCGCTGGTGAGCTTCATCTACACCACCTGCAACGGCTCCTGCCCGGCGACGACCCACACGATGTACCGCGTGCAGGAGGCGCTGAAGGAGGCCGGCCTGTTCGGGGGGCGGGTGGAGTTCGTCTCGATCACGCTCGACCCGGAGACCGACCGGCCCGAGGTCCTGGCCCGGTATGCCGAGATCTTCGCCGCCGACCCGGACGCCTGGCACTTCCTCACCGGCGAGCCGGGGGAGGTGGCCGGGGTGGTCGCCTCGTGGGACATGTGGGCGAAGGTCGGGCCGAGCGGGACGCTGGACCACCCGTCGCGGATCTTCTTGGTGGATCCGGGCGGGCGGCAGCGGGAGATCTACAACCTCCAGTTCCTGGAGCCCGAGGCGGTCGTGGCCGACGTCCGGGCGGTGCTCGGCGGCACCGCCGGCCCGGCACGCTGA
- a CDS encoding pepsin/retropepsin-like aspartic protease family protein — MRFPYQGYPVRGPDGAHLTLLYRPVIPVRIIGPAGDALAYGLVDTGADDTLIPDRFLGPLGVRVASGGGATIGSVGGAVPVRYGTVDLELRRRGRSHCWSALVGFYAGNRVILGHTGFLEYVTASFNGQRRSLTLTPNGTAPPPTMSSP; from the coding sequence ATGAGGTTCCCTTACCAGGGCTATCCGGTCCGGGGACCGGACGGCGCCCATCTGACCCTCCTGTATCGCCCGGTCATCCCCGTCCGCATCATCGGCCCCGCCGGCGATGCCCTGGCCTACGGGCTGGTGGACACCGGGGCCGACGACACGCTCATCCCCGACCGCTTCCTCGGTCCGCTGGGCGTCCGGGTCGCCTCCGGCGGCGGGGCGACCATCGGGTCCGTCGGCGGGGCCGTGCCGGTCCGCTACGGGACGGTGGACCTCGAATTGCGGCGGCGGGGCAGGTCGCACTGCTGGTCGGCTCTGGTCGGCTTCTACGCCGGCAACCGGGTGATCCTCGGGCACACCGGGTTCCTGGAGTATGTCACGGCCTCCTTCAACGGCCAGCGGCGGTCCCTGACGCTGACGCCCAACGGTACCGCTCCGCCCCCGACCATGTCCTCGCCATGA
- the tuf gene encoding elongation factor Tu: MAKETFVRTKPHVNVGTIGHIDHGKTTLTAALLAVLGARGGAQTKSYADIAKGGTVRDASKTVTIAVSHVEYESESRHYAHIDCPGHADYIKNMITGAAQMDGAILVVSAADGPMPQTREHILLARQVGVPALVVFLNKVDLVDDEELLELVEFELRDLLTHYKFPGDEIPIVRGSAKPAYDNPKDDAAAKPILDLVAAMDSYIPEPVRDVDKPFLMPVEDVFSIKGRGTVGTGKIDRGIVKVGDKCQIIGFGANMDTTVTGVEMFQKTLDEGQAGDNVGLLLRGVEKDQLERGQVICKPNSITPHTKFEAEVYVLSKDEGGRHTPFFKNYRPQFYFRTTDVTGTIVNLLSEDGSEAEMCMPGDNIKMTVELIAPIAMEENLRFAIREGGKTVGAGVVTKILE, from the coding sequence ATGGCCAAGGAAACCTTCGTTCGCACCAAGCCGCACGTCAACGTCGGCACGATCGGGCACATCGACCACGGCAAGACGACCCTGACCGCCGCCTTGCTGGCGGTGCTGGGGGCCCGTGGCGGTGCGCAGACCAAGTCGTACGCCGACATCGCCAAGGGGGGCACCGTCCGTGACGCGAGCAAGACGGTCACCATCGCCGTCTCCCACGTCGAGTACGAGAGCGAGAGTCGGCACTACGCCCACATCGACTGCCCGGGGCACGCCGACTACATCAAGAACATGATCACCGGTGCCGCCCAGATGGACGGCGCCATCTTGGTCGTGTCGGCCGCCGACGGCCCGATGCCCCAGACCCGCGAGCACATCCTGCTCGCCCGCCAGGTCGGCGTGCCGGCCCTGGTGGTGTTCCTCAACAAGGTCGACCTGGTCGACGACGAGGAGCTGCTGGAGCTGGTCGAGTTCGAGCTGCGCGACCTGCTGACCCACTACAAGTTCCCCGGCGACGAGATCCCGATCGTCCGGGGCTCGGCCAAGCCCGCCTACGACAACCCGAAGGACGACGCGGCCGCCAAGCCGATCCTCGACCTCGTTGCGGCGATGGACAGCTACATCCCCGAGCCGGTCCGGGACGTCGACAAGCCGTTCCTGATGCCGGTGGAGGACGTCTTCTCCATCAAGGGGCGGGGCACGGTCGGCACCGGCAAGATCGATCGCGGGATCGTCAAGGTCGGCGACAAGTGCCAGATCATCGGCTTCGGCGCCAACATGGACACGACGGTCACCGGCGTCGAGATGTTCCAGAAGACGCTCGACGAGGGCCAGGCGGGCGACAATGTCGGCCTGCTGCTGCGGGGCGTCGAGAAGGACCAGCTCGAGCGCGGCCAGGTCATCTGCAAGCCCAACTCGATCACGCCGCACACCAAGTTCGAGGCCGAGGTCTACGTCCTCTCCAAGGACGAGGGCGGCCGGCACACGCCGTTCTTCAAGAACTACCGGCCCCAGTTCTACTTCCGGACCACCGACGTCACCGGCACGATCGTCAACCTGCTGTCCGAGGACGGCAGCGAGGCCGAGATGTGCATGCCGGGCGACAACATCAAGATGACGGTGGAGCTGATCGCCCCGATCGCCATGGAGGAGAACCTCCGATTCGCCATCCGGGAAGGCGGCAAGACCGTCGGCGCCGGCGTCGTCACCAAGATCCTCGAGTGA
- a CDS encoding sigma-70 family RNA polymerase sigma factor — protein sequence MSQAYRHPALRQLMDQQARVAARARLLEQLDRAEGLLSEIETEKAYPFEYLCYRITGYRADSSSMLTLPGRDVRHDLRLYVEDLSRTVGQPVEEVEGPVLTVEEVGRRYQVSTRTVNRWRRQGLVARHVKVDGRIKVGFRESSLARFVTEHREQVDRGTRFSQLSDAEREGIIRRARRMAAVRQATPAEIARRIARKMSRSPETIRMTLKTYDRDHPDRAIFPPSAGPLDEEARSQIYRRYRTGTSAEVLAKQYGRTKSSIYRILNELRATRLLEAKLEFMHHPSFDEKAAAPEILAEMPVPADGKAPRKVKAPKGLPPYLASLYEVPLLSREQEAHLFRKMNFLKYRAHLLREKLDPTKAKTAELDEIERLQDDALAVKNQIIRANLRLVVSIAKRHVGPSNNFFELVSDGNMSLIRAVEKFDYSRGNKFSTYASWAIMKNFARTIPEENYRRDRFVTGHEEMFESAADGRIDEHEYEVAHRRNVEAVQGMLGRLDDRERRIMISRYGLDGSREMTLEQLGKELGITKERVRQIESRAQEKLRRIAVEERMDLPMF from the coding sequence ATGAGCCAGGCGTATCGCCACCCGGCGCTCCGGCAATTGATGGACCAGCAGGCTCGCGTGGCCGCCCGCGCCCGACTGCTGGAGCAGCTCGACCGCGCCGAGGGCCTGCTGTCGGAGATCGAGACCGAGAAGGCCTACCCCTTCGAGTACCTCTGCTACCGGATCACCGGCTATCGGGCCGACTCCTCCTCGATGCTCACGCTGCCCGGCCGCGACGTCCGGCACGACCTCCGGCTCTACGTGGAGGACCTGTCCCGGACCGTCGGGCAGCCGGTGGAGGAGGTGGAGGGGCCGGTCCTCACCGTCGAGGAGGTCGGCCGCCGATACCAGGTCTCGACCCGGACCGTCAACCGTTGGCGTCGCCAGGGGCTGGTGGCCCGGCACGTGAAGGTGGACGGCCGGATCAAGGTCGGGTTCCGGGAGTCGAGCCTGGCCCGATTCGTGACGGAGCACCGCGAGCAGGTCGATCGCGGGACCAGATTCAGTCAGTTGTCCGACGCGGAACGCGAGGGGATCATCCGTCGCGCCCGCCGCATGGCCGCGGTCCGGCAGGCCACGCCCGCCGAGATCGCCCGGAGGATCGCAAGAAAGATGTCCCGCTCACCAGAGACCATCCGCATGACGCTCAAGACGTACGACAGGGACCATCCGGATCGGGCGATCTTCCCCCCCTCGGCCGGCCCGCTGGACGAGGAAGCCAGGTCCCAGATCTACCGGAGGTACCGCACCGGGACCTCGGCCGAAGTGCTGGCCAAGCAGTACGGCCGCACCAAGTCGAGCATCTACCGCATCCTCAACGAGCTTCGGGCCACACGGCTGCTCGAGGCGAAGCTGGAGTTCATGCACCACCCCAGCTTCGACGAGAAGGCCGCCGCGCCGGAGATCCTCGCCGAGATGCCGGTGCCGGCCGACGGGAAGGCCCCCCGCAAGGTGAAGGCCCCCAAGGGCTTGCCGCCGTACCTCGCCAGCCTCTACGAGGTCCCCCTGCTCTCCCGGGAGCAGGAGGCCCACCTCTTCCGCAAGATGAACTTCCTGAAGTACAGGGCCCACCTGCTCCGCGAGAAGCTCGACCCCACCAAGGCCAAGACCGCCGAGCTGGACGAGATCGAGCGGCTGCAGGACGACGCCCTGGCCGTCAAGAACCAGATCATCCGGGCCAACCTCCGGCTGGTCGTCTCGATCGCCAAGCGGCACGTCGGGCCGAGCAACAACTTCTTCGAGCTGGTCTCCGACGGCAACATGTCCCTGATCCGCGCGGTCGAGAAGTTCGACTACTCCCGGGGCAACAAGTTCTCCACCTACGCGAGCTGGGCGATTATGAAGAACTTCGCCCGGACGATCCCCGAGGAGAACTACCGCCGGGACCGGTTCGTCACCGGCCACGAGGAGATGTTCGAGAGCGCCGCCGACGGCCGGATCGACGAGCACGAGTACGAGGTCGCCCACCGCCGCAACGTGGAGGCGGTCCAGGGGATGCTCGGACGACTCGACGACCGGGAGCGGCGGATCATGATCAGCCGATACGGCCTGGACGGCAGCCGCGAGATGACCCTGGAGCAGCTCGGCAAGGAGCTGGGGATCACCAAGGAGCGCGTCCGGCAGATCGAGAGCCGGGCCCAGGAGAAGCTGCGCCGGATCGCCGTCGAGGAGCGCATGGACCTCCCCATGTTCTGA
- a CDS encoding selenium-binding family protein — MPRFRTPALLGLALAILAAPAATRAETCLSPYVKRLDRPEKYLYVFCVDADAQENDFVITVDVDRASPSFGTIIHRLDLGSKGNETHHWGFTDDRTRIWAGGLFSSRIWILDVATDPAAPRVERVLDGVSAETGLSGPHTYYALPGRMLISFLGAADGGLPAALAEFTNDGEFIRRIDQPEEAPYGYDVAVKPELNRMVSSSFTPKRNYGKPFAEMSLDDFGDELVVWDFKSRTPLQVIEAGLAPLEVRWSLKPENDYGFTNCALDHSIYLFKGKGDGSYEAKKVADTAALPADLRQSPDDRYLYVSCFGGDEIQQWDVSDPERPVLASTVVPCVQPNMMHVTSDGKRMYVTNSLLSTLDRSGNFCVRLVHVGPDGMKVDPFFDVDLTGFETGPARGHDMLLN, encoded by the coding sequence GTGCCCCGATTCCGAACCCCGGCGCTGCTTGGCCTGGCCCTGGCGATCCTGGCCGCCCCGGCCGCGACCCGGGCCGAGACGTGCCTCTCGCCCTACGTCAAGCGGCTCGACCGGCCGGAGAAGTACCTGTACGTCTTCTGCGTCGACGCCGACGCGCAGGAGAATGACTTCGTCATCACCGTCGACGTCGACCGCGCCAGCCCCTCCTTCGGGACGATCATCCACCGGCTCGACCTCGGCTCGAAGGGGAACGAGACGCACCACTGGGGCTTCACCGACGACCGGACGCGGATCTGGGCCGGCGGCCTGTTCTCCAGCCGGATCTGGATCCTCGACGTGGCGACCGACCCGGCCGCCCCGAGGGTCGAGCGGGTGCTGGACGGCGTCTCGGCGGAGACGGGCCTCTCGGGGCCCCACACGTATTACGCCCTCCCCGGCCGGATGCTGATCAGCTTCCTCGGCGCCGCCGACGGCGGCCTGCCCGCCGCCCTGGCCGAGTTCACCAACGACGGCGAGTTCATCCGCCGCATCGACCAGCCCGAGGAGGCCCCCTACGGCTACGACGTCGCCGTGAAGCCGGAGCTGAATCGGATGGTCTCCAGCTCCTTCACCCCGAAGCGGAACTACGGGAAGCCGTTCGCCGAGATGAGCCTGGACGACTTCGGCGACGAGCTGGTCGTCTGGGACTTCAAGTCCCGGACCCCGCTGCAGGTGATCGAGGCGGGGCTGGCGCCGCTGGAGGTCCGGTGGTCGCTCAAGCCCGAGAATGATTACGGGTTCACCAATTGCGCCCTGGATCACTCGATCTACCTGTTCAAGGGCAAGGGGGACGGCTCCTACGAGGCGAAGAAGGTGGCCGACACCGCCGCCCTGCCCGCCGACCTGAGGCAGAGCCCCGACGACCGATACCTGTACGTCTCCTGCTTCGGCGGCGACGAGATCCAGCAGTGGGACGTCTCCGACCCGGAACGCCCGGTGCTTGCGAGCACGGTCGTCCCCTGCGTCCAGCCGAACATGATGCATGTGACCTCCGACGGCAAGCGGATGTACGTGACCAACTCCCTGCTCTCCACCCTCGACCGCTCGGGGAACTTCTGCGTCCGGCTGGTCCACGTCGGGCCGGACGGCATGAAGGTCGACCCGTTCTTCGACGTCGACCTGACCGGCTTCGAGACGGGCCCGGCGCGGGGCCACGACATGCTGCTGAACTGA
- a CDS encoding pseudouridine-5'-phosphate glycosidase produces the protein MIARDEAIVIAAEVRDALGSGAPVVALESTLIAHGLPRPKNLQVARQAERAVREAGAVPATVAVLGGRIKVGLDEGELCRLAGLDGVLKAGRRDLAPAVSSARDAATTVSATLWVARRVGIRAFATGGLGGVHRGAGESFDISTDLDELSRADGCLVVCSGAKTILDLPATLERLETLGVLVVGYRTGELPGFTSPGTGLPLEHRVDDPASAAALVVAHRALGLPGAVVLAQPVPGADAPDEAVMEAALRSALEEARRSGVSGKALTPFLLSRIHAETGGESLRANAALIVSNAGLAARVAAAIGPG, from the coding sequence ATGATTGCACGTGATGAAGCGATCGTCATTGCGGCGGAGGTGCGGGACGCCCTCGGGTCCGGGGCCCCCGTCGTGGCCCTGGAGTCGACCCTCATCGCCCACGGCCTGCCCCGCCCCAAGAACCTCCAGGTCGCCCGGCAGGCCGAGCGGGCCGTCCGGGAGGCCGGGGCCGTCCCGGCGACGGTTGCCGTGCTCGGCGGCCGGATCAAGGTCGGCCTCGACGAGGGCGAGCTGTGCAGGCTCGCCGGGCTCGACGGCGTCCTCAAGGCCGGCCGGAGGGACCTGGCCCCCGCCGTCTCCTCGGCCCGGGACGCCGCCACCACCGTCTCGGCCACCCTCTGGGTCGCCCGACGCGTCGGCATCCGGGCCTTCGCCACCGGGGGCCTCGGGGGGGTACACCGGGGCGCCGGTGAAAGTTTCGACATTTCGACCGATCTCGACGAACTCTCCCGGGCCGACGGCTGCCTGGTCGTCTGCTCCGGGGCCAAGACGATCCTCGACCTGCCGGCGACCCTGGAGCGGCTGGAGACCCTCGGCGTCCTGGTCGTCGGCTACCGGACCGGCGAGCTGCCCGGCTTCACCAGCCCGGGCACCGGCCTCCCCCTGGAGCACCGGGTCGACGACCCCGCCTCGGCCGCCGCGCTGGTCGTCGCCCACCGCGCGCTCGGGCTGCCCGGCGCCGTCGTGCTCGCCCAGCCGGTCCCCGGGGCCGACGCCCCGGACGAGGCCGTCATGGAGGCCGCCCTCCGCTCCGCCCTGGAGGAGGCCCGCCGATCGGGCGTCTCCGGCAAGGCCCTCACCCCCTTCCTCCTCTCCCGGATCCACGCCGAGACCGGCGGCGAGAGCCTCCGGGCCAACGCCGCGCTGATCGTCTCCAACGCCGGGCTCGCCGCCCGGGTCGCCGCGGCGATCGGCCCCGGCTGA
- the rplK gene encoding 50S ribosomal protein L11 → MAKTVTAKIKLQCPGGQATPAPPVGPALGQHGVNIGQFVMQFNERTKEMKGTTIPVEITVYNDRSFEFITKSPPAAVLLKQAAGIASGSAEPHKTKVGSVSADQVRQIAETKFQDMNARDIDHAMRLIAGTARSMGVEVKG, encoded by the coding sequence ATGGCGAAGACGGTCACGGCCAAGATCAAGCTTCAGTGCCCCGGCGGGCAGGCGACCCCGGCCCCCCCGGTGGGCCCGGCCCTGGGCCAGCACGGCGTGAACATCGGTCAGTTCGTGATGCAGTTCAACGAGCGGACCAAGGAGATGAAGGGGACGACGATCCCCGTCGAGATCACGGTCTACAACGACCGCTCGTTCGAATTCATCACCAAGAGCCCCCCCGCGGCGGTGCTGCTGAAGCAGGCCGCCGGGATCGCCTCCGGCTCGGCCGAGCCGCACAAGACCAAGGTCGGCAGCGTCAGCGCCGACCAGGTCCGGCAGATCGCCGAGACCAAGTTCCAGGACATGAACGCCCGGGACATCGACCACGCCATGCGGCTGATCGCCGGCACGGCCAGGAGCATGGGCGTGGAGGTCAAGGGTTGA
- the secE gene encoding preprotein translocase subunit SecE, protein MGKVKDEAAEARSSKPAPKAGKPGRRANRFWATLFGSGLYKPMQGWHARLWTGIGAASLLLVGVWRLFDTLDGLAIPVRYGLAGTLAAAFAWLSFRIVHYPPFADFLIATQAEMNKVSWISRDDLKKATAVVLITVLMISLFLFGIDQLWMTLLRWIGVLNVTAGTGEAMGSAG, encoded by the coding sequence ATGGGCAAGGTGAAGGATGAGGCCGCGGAGGCCCGCTCGTCGAAGCCCGCCCCCAAGGCGGGCAAGCCCGGCAGGCGGGCCAACCGGTTCTGGGCCACGCTGTTCGGCTCGGGCCTGTACAAGCCGATGCAGGGCTGGCACGCCCGGCTCTGGACCGGCATCGGCGCCGCGTCGCTGCTGCTGGTGGGGGTCTGGCGGCTCTTCGACACGCTCGACGGCCTGGCCATCCCCGTCCGGTACGGCCTGGCCGGCACGCTGGCCGCCGCCTTCGCCTGGCTGAGCTTCCGGATCGTCCACTACCCGCCGTTCGCCGACTTCCTGATCGCGACCCAGGCGGAGATGAACAAGGTCTCCTGGATCAGCCGGGACGACCTCAAGAAGGCGACGGCCGTGGTCCTGATCACGGTCCTGATGATCTCGCTCTTCCTCTTCGGCATCGACCAGCTCTGGATGACCCTGCTGCGCTGGATCGGCGTGCTCAACGTCACCGCCGGTACCGGCGAGGCGATGGGCTCGGCCGGCTGA
- a CDS encoding diacylglycerol/lipid kinase family protein, with the protein MSTETETDALLRIGRVFVVLNPNSGSFAGEVREILCRHFGDEESGACRIHLLDAGQDVKALVKEAIDGGARLVIAAGGDGTVAAVADGLIGSDVPLGILPLGTANVLAREIGLPLGPDETCGVLASSKETATLDVMRVGGRPFFTQVGVGLDSLMIRDTDTESKRRLGRLAYLWTGAVRLAGFQPRRFLIRVDEQGERLIRASQVLVANVGTLGQPPFRWGPGIRPDDGELTVCVLRARSVLDYGRLALHVLRGSQGADPSTRYFKAKDRVRIALSRASSPLPVQADGEIIGQTPVEVELLTGAVRVVVPPGLEGREPGRGASG; encoded by the coding sequence ATGAGCACCGAGACCGAGACCGACGCCCTGTTACGAATCGGCCGCGTCTTCGTCGTGTTGAACCCCAACTCGGGGAGCTTCGCGGGCGAGGTCCGGGAGATCCTCTGCCGGCACTTCGGCGACGAGGAGAGCGGCGCCTGCCGGATCCACCTGCTCGACGCCGGCCAGGACGTGAAGGCCCTGGTGAAGGAGGCGATCGACGGGGGGGCCCGGCTCGTCATCGCCGCCGGGGGGGACGGCACCGTGGCGGCGGTGGCCGACGGCCTGATCGGCTCGGACGTGCCGCTGGGCATCCTGCCGCTGGGCACGGCCAACGTCCTCGCCCGGGAGATCGGCCTGCCCCTGGGACCGGACGAGACCTGCGGGGTGCTCGCCTCCTCGAAGGAGACGGCCACCCTGGACGTGATGCGGGTCGGCGGCCGGCCGTTCTTCACCCAGGTGGGGGTCGGCCTGGACAGCCTGATGATCCGGGACACCGACACGGAGTCCAAGCGGCGGCTCGGCCGCCTGGCCTACCTGTGGACCGGCGCCGTCCGGCTGGCCGGGTTCCAGCCCCGGCGGTTCCTGATCCGGGTCGACGAGCAGGGGGAGCGGCTGATCCGGGCCTCCCAGGTGCTGGTGGCCAACGTCGGCACCCTGGGCCAGCCCCCGTTCCGATGGGGGCCGGGGATCCGGCCGGATGACGGCGAGCTGACCGTCTGCGTCCTGCGGGCCCGCAGCGTGCTGGATTACGGCCGCCTGGCCCTCCACGTGCTCCGGGGCTCCCAGGGGGCCGACCCGAGCACCCGCTACTTCAAGGCCAAGGACCGGGTCCGGATCGCCCTGTCCCGGGCCTCGTCCCCGCTGCCGGTGCAGGCCGACGGCGAGATCATCGGCCAGACCCCCGTCGAGGTCGAGCTGCTCACCGGGGCCGTCCGGGTCGTCGTCCCCCCGGGACTCGAGGGGAGGGAACCGGGCCGGGGTGCGTCGGGCTGA